The DNA segment AAAATCCTACATACCCACCGCAAATGTTTAGGCGACGTTTTCGAATGAATAAGCCGTTGTTTCTTCGCATTGTTGATCGGCTAAATAATGATGTTCCATACTTTAAGCAACGAAGAAATGCTCACGGAAGGTACGGGCTCTCcgcacttcaaaagtgtacagcGGCTATACGTATGCTGGCATATGGACAACCTGGAGATACgtatgacgaatatctccgacttggtgagagTACTGCACTtttatgtttagaaaatttcaatAACGGGATAATACAAATctttggagatgagtatctaagGAGCCCTACACCGGAAGATCTTCAACAATTACTCGATGTTGGAGAGGTACGCGGGTTTCCAGGGATGATAGGCAGCattgactgtatgcattgggagtggaaaaactgcccaacgGCTTGGAGAGGACAGTACACACGTGGTTCAGCaaagccgacaattgtcttagaggcTGTGGCATCAcatgatctttggatatggcacgcatttTTCGGATTACCAGGTACACTCAACGAtattaatgttcttgatcggtcaccagtttttgatgacattttacaaggtcgagctcctAAAGTAAAATTCAAGGTCAACGGCCACAACTATCGTATCCCGTATTACCTTACCGACGGAATCTATCCgaaatggtcaacatttatccaatccatcccacttcctcaaggtcctaaagcagaGCTATTTGCTGAACGTCAAGAATCCgtcagaaaagatgtcgaacgtgcttttggagtattgcaagcgAGGTTTGCAATAGTTAAAAACCCAGCTCGAATTTGGGACAAGGAAAAGATAGGTAGGATTATGAGAACTTGTGTCATactgcacaatatgatagttgaGGACGAACGACACGGATACACTCTGTTTGATACATCTGACTTCGAAGCAGGAGAGTCAAGCAGAAGTTCCCAGGTTGATTTCTCGTACTCTACGGACACCCCATCCATTATCAGTAATATGCTTCCCATTCGCAATCAAATTCGAGATCAACAGATACATGatcgtttgaaagctgatttagtcGAAAATATTTGGCTAAAGTTTGGTAATCCTAATGAATAATATTTGTATGTTCATGAATTCTCATTGTAttgaataaaaacttttttaaaaaaaattacaaattttttttttcctaagaaCCCCGTCTTCAGGTTCACCAATGGAAGAGCAAAATAGATACAGGTTCATCACTATTCATGGCCccaccaaaaatatattaaaaaaattctatgaaCCCCAAGTGGGAGTTTACTAATGGAGATGCTCTGAAGACAGTACGTgaagactctctctctctctctctctctctctctctctctctctctctctctctctctctctctctctctctctctctctctctctctctctctctctctctctctctctctctctctctctctctctctctctctctctctctctcttctgctTGGTCAACGAAAGGTAAAACTTTGGTGGCACACACGTATTGGTGCAAGTCATTCGCAGTACCACCATGAATGTTGAATCTGGAAGACTTTCTTATTTTTCGATTATGCAGGCTCGCAAGTTGGAATTTAAGTGGAGAAAAATCCTCTACCCAGTCTTTCATGGGGATTGCAAGGTGTTGGTTCACATCTTTTAGAGTTTTCGGATTGGATTGAAAAATGTACCGACAGGGTGTTGTGGCGGTTGATCCTGAGTAGCATTCCAATCTTGCGGGTATCAACTACTATGGGCTAATACTGAAATTTTCAGTTTAAGATAGCCCGATgattcgaccaaaaaaaaaaagaaaaagatagcCCGATGATGTAGGATCAGCTTTTTAATCTTGCAATTTGTGGTATATGAGGTTTAAGCAACGGTTCAATTTTCTATAGAGTGGATCTATTCTCTTTGTGGTTTATGAGTTCTTTAAGGATTGATCATGTAGTGTAGGTAGCCCTCGAGTGTTTCTGGCCAATACTCTATTACATCTTTGATTTTGTGGTTAATTTTTTTGTGGAAGTTATAATTTTGTATTCTTTTATTAGTTAATGAGAGTCGATGTTCAgcgaaaaataaaagtttataaagaagaaagtaaccaaatccccTCGTGAAGATCTCACTCCAATCTTTTGGTTCCATGCAGTAAAGGTAAATAAACAACTTCGAATTTCGAATATAAGTTATTGTgtaatgaaaacaaaactgaTTAAAagcttttataattttattacatttGTAAATGACACTTTGTCACACGTGATTAAACACTTTGTCAAACATTTTCTTACATTTGTAAATGACAACTTCACATCTCTCTCTGTTAGAATTGATCTTTCGCCAATGGAAAAAATATTTGATCTTTCTGGGAACACTTCGTTTTCTCAATAAAAGacattctctctctttctcctcccAACAACgatactttctctctctataagtaGAGACAATAATTCTGGAACCTCCTCTACATACACACAAGTATACAAAACAATCCACACattcattatatataaacatttacatTCACTATTCTTCTCACaccgaaaataaaaacaaaaaaaacccaCCTGGTCCAAAAGCTCACAAACAAAATCTCAATCTCTTAgggtttttctcttcttcttgcaaAGAATAGGTTTTTAGAAATTAAGTAATTTCTCATCTGGATCTTGTCTAACAAAAATGGTGAGAGAAGgtcaagaggaggaggaggaggaggagatgatAATGACGGTGGCGGCGACGACTAAACCTGCATGGCTTGAAGGATTAATTGCGGAAACTTTCTTCTCGAGCTGTGGGATCCATGAGAGTCGCCGTAAAAGCGAGAAGAACGTATTTTGCTTGCTCTGTTGTCTCAGTGTTTGTCCTCACTGCCTCCCTTCGCATCGATCCCATCCTCTTCTTCAGGTAACTAATCTGTAATGTACGAAAAATCATTTCATCAAGTTAACTGAGAAATATCACGAAATTTCAAGAATtgtaattttggatttttttttttttttttgcagtttctTATTGTCAAAAGATCTTGGTAATTTTCTtggtatttttttctcaaaaaaattaaaaaaatcgtgGTAACTTTCCCTGAAAATTCTCAATTTCATGGAAAACATATTACTTAATTTTGTTGCTGTGTGCAACTAATATTTTCTTGAATTCATGCacatatttctgttttaatttttctctCCAACatcttttcagatttttttaatgcaaattagAGAGCTTTTGGAAACTGTACTATGGAGAACTTTTTTATTCAAATGGACCTTTCATTATCATAAACTTTTCCTTCgccccaaatatttttttttccttttgtaatGTTCTTCTTAAAAGACACTTTAAATCACCTTCCTAAACTTTCTctacatttttgaattttactcAGACTGAATTTCATACATGTAACCCTTTAGATCAtttctctagttttttttttttttgtcacaagaTCATTTCTCTAGTTAAGTTAAAAATTGTAGAGCTTGAAAGCAAAATTCCAGATTGTAAACACTATGTCatgtatgtatacatatatcattgatgtatgtatatgtatgtatacaaGTACTTGAATTGTCTATTGTTTAGATTTGGTTTGTTTCTATATATAGTATGTATCTTTTCTCATATTTTAGTTATTCTTTCTCTTTTCAAAATTTGCTTGGTTCCTCCAAATTTATTGTCTTCTCTCTGCTCAACTTCTCTTGAGCTGTTGCTTTCAAAAAACATCAAAGCTTTGACCAAATTTCTCTTCCTTCACTTCCATTTACTTCTTTCCaacagtttttgtttttattattaaaaatattagtaatctTTTTTCTACTATTCCCCAAAATGGTTATTGGTGCTAATCAGAAATCATGCCTCTCACTATAAGATGTAGGCAAGATTTAATCTATTCTCTGTAGTAGGAATGCTTCAGGGGAGTGAAGGATGAAGTTTTTTGAAGCAGTTACGAATGTTAACCAATGGGGACTTAAtattctatctttttttttagcaacattaagagcatctccaatggtgcATTAAAATGAGggaaaacatcaaaaaataaagaaaattcatttccaATGATACttcattttgagaaaaaaaaatgaggatATGAATAGTATTCCCTCAAATTTGAGAGAACACTATTCACAACCTCATTTTGATGtccaactttttttatttacataatgaTCTTTTGCTTTTTAACAatctttattttatgtataaacaaaacattaacaCTAAACATAacatttataactttatatccAATATGTATAAACTGAttaaacttcttaaaatatagttaccaataattttataaattataatatgtaattaaaagaaaataagataGAAAACACTTCTCTCTTCGAAATGtgttgattgatcatttgttgaaaaaaatatagtgaTAGTACTATTTAAGTAAAATTCTACTATTACTTTGTATGttgttatgtatttttattaatgtaataaatatttgcTTTTTATAAGTTAAAGTTTGGTTAAATtgtagaatttaaaaataagtgAGTATAATctaaaaatcttataaaataaaaggtGTTAGttgcaataaataaaaagttgcaaaataaatatattaagaaTCGGGGAAGAAAATGAGGAGAACTATTGGAGCAAATCATAAACTCATTTTGAGGGAAAAAATTAGAgaaaccattggagatggtctaattGTTGAGAATCTCATAGATTGCTCATATGTATCAGTTAAAGCATTTTGGTTTATGAATTGGTAGGTGAGACGATACGTATACCACGATGTCGTTCGGCTGAGTGATCTTGAGAAGCTCATAGATTGCTCATATGTTCAGGTAATAACTTCTCATACAGAgctttcaattttatttatatattgttgaaatttttgttactaATTGAGAAGTTTAATATTCAGCCATATACAATTAATGGAGCTAAAGTGATATTCATAAACCAAAGACCACAATCAAGAGCCAAGGTCTCATCAAATGTTTGCTTCACTTGTGATAGAATCCTTCAAGAACCATTCCACTTTTGTTCTCTCTCTTGCAAGGTAATTTCAGTTACATATTCTTTTTGGAATTTGGTGTACTTTGAATGTTTAAACCCTAAGA comes from the Brassica napus cultivar Da-Ae chromosome A7, Da-Ae, whole genome shotgun sequence genome and includes:
- the LOC106369729 gene encoding uncharacterized protein LOC106369729 — encoded protein: MSSSSSDGVDQRLDEAFEEMFDQQFDHAFESVFDVQAKKPKRRAYIERDREQGHNILWNDYFSENPTYPPQMFRRRFRMNKPLFLRIVDRLNNDVPYFKQRRNAHGRYGLSALQKCTAAIRMLAYGQPGDTYDEYLRLGESTALLCLENFNNGIIQIFGDEYLRSPTPEDLQQLLDVGEVRGFPGMIGSIDCMHWEWKNCPTAWRGQYTRGSAKPTIVLEAVASHDLWIWHAFFGLPGPKAELFAERQESVRKDVERAFGVLQARFAIVKNPARIWDKEKIGRIMRTCVILHNMIVEDERHGYTLFDTSDFEAGESSRSSQARKLEFKWRKILYPVFHGDCKGVVAVDPE
- the LOC106426493 gene encoding protein RGF1 INDUCIBLE TRANSCRIPTION FACTOR 1-like, yielding MVREGQEEEEEEEMIMTVAATTKPAWLEGLIAETFFSSCGIHESRRKSEKNVFCLLCCLSVCPHCLPSHRSHPLLQVRRYVYHDVVRLSDLEKLIDCSYVQPYTINGAKVIFINQRPQSRAKVSSNVCFTCDRILQEPFHFCSLSCKVDYLIYQGDDLSSILYRIDESDFTFASLRMDGHDQFGEISTMVDDADDIMVISDQSEQGNNSNKKEKKKKKKKESNYFPGMVLSLGSRRKGAPHRAPFS